Genomic DNA from Salvia miltiorrhiza cultivar Shanhuang (shh) chromosome 1, IMPLAD_Smil_shh, whole genome shotgun sequence:
aagcaagcaccaagggcaTGGAATAGCAGGATCGATAAGTACTTGGAGGAGAATGGCTTCACCAAATGCCCTCACGAGCATGCCCTCTACGTTAAAGTCAATGGAGAGGATATATTAATTGTGTGcttgtatgtagatgatttgatcttcacaggaaataatccaaagatgattgaggagttcaagaagGCCATGTCAAAGGAGTTTGAGATGACAGATATTGGGCTGATGGCGTACTACCTCGGCGTGGAAGTCAAGCAACTCGaagatgggatcttcatcacacaagaaggatacgccaaggaaattctcaagaagttcaagatggaggactgcaaagcaatcaacacgccagtggaatgcgggataaaattatccaagaaTGATGGAGGAGAAAAGGTGGACCCGACATTGTTCAAGAGCTTGGTTGGAAGTTTACGGTACTTAACTTGTACAAGGCCGGACATTCTTTATGCGACAGGACTCGTGAGTCGCTATATGGAGAATCCAACCACTACGCATTTTAAGGCGGCGAAGAGAATACTACGATATCTCAAAGGTACGCTCGACTATGGCCTATTATATTCAAATACTGATGATTATAAGCTTGTTGGCTATAGTGATAGCGATTGGGCTGGAGATAACGATGATCGAAAGAGCACAAGTGGCTTCGTGTTTTTCATGGGAGACACTGCCTTCACCTGGATGTCAAAAAAGCAACCTATAGTGACGTTGTCAACgtgtgaagctgaatatgtggctGCCACATCCAGTGTTTGCCATGCAGTTTGGCTACGAAGTTTACTGGAAGAGCTTGGATGGCCACAAAAGGAGCCAACAACGATTTGCGTGGATAATAAGTCAGCAATCGCGCTCTCAAAGAATCCGGTGTTTCATAATCGAAGTAAGCATATTGACACCCGCTTCCACTACATCAGAGAATGCATCGCAAAGAAGGAAGTTCAAGTGGAATACGTGAAATCACAAGATCAAGTTGCAGACATCTTCACAAAGCCACTCAAGCATGAAGATTTTATCAAGCTGAGAAGTTTGCTCGgaatgacaaatcaagttta
This window encodes:
- the LOC131008688 gene encoding uncharacterized mitochondrial protein AtMg00810-like, which produces MGYEVKGQEDKVLKLKKALYGLKQAPRAWNSRIDKYLEENGFTKCPHEHALYVKVNGEDILIVCLYVDDLIFTGNNPKMIEEFKKAMSKEFEMTDIGLMAYYLGVEVKQLEDGIFITQEGYAKEILKKFKMEDCKAINTPVECGIKLSKNDGGEKVDPTLFKSLVGSLRYLTCTRPDILYATGLVSRYMENPTTTHFKAAKRILRYLKGTLDYGLLYSNTDDYKLVGYSDSDWAGDNDDRKSTSGFVFFMGDTAFTWMSKKQPIVTLSTCEAEYVAATSSVCHAVWLRSLLEELGWPQKEPTTICVDNKSAIALSKNPVFHNRSKHIDTRFHYIRECIAKKEVQVEYVKSQDQVADIFTKPLKHEDFIKLRSLLGMTNQV